ACACGTACACATAAAagcaaaatataaaaaagataCTGCACGACAATGTTGGTAGCGTACCAGTAAACTAAGacatacaaaaaagggatagAATCATTAATGTAAAAATATCAGTTGTTATATCTATATAGTTGAATCCATTATTATTTACTTCAGCATTGCCACCTTCACCATCATCCTGACCTCGGTTACTTCGCCATAGCTCAGCATCACCACCTAGCTTCACCTCAAGAAAtatttcctctgcctcaTGTTGGTATTCTTCCAATTCGTGAAGATGACTGTCAGACTCTTTGGCATACTTTGCCATTTCTTGTAGTTGCTCGGTGGCGTTAGTAAGATGGTTGTACCAAGGGATCCCACCATTTTCAAGTGTGTAGTTGTAGCTGACACATGTGAATCCAGCAGTATGACCCGTGCAGGTGCGATTCTCGTTGTTTAATGTTTTCACATAACCAAGAATACCCTTCACCTGATACTTATCCTGTTCCATTTCCACTAACGCATCGAACTGAGCTAGCGCACTCTTTAAGGTTTTCACATTAGATGCAATATTCTTGTACACGCAAGCTTTACTAATCACATCCCATGCCTCAGTATGGTtgtattttatattttcaggCTTGCAGGTATTATAGTTGCTCGGACAATACTCAGCCATCATAGTCCAACTACCATTTTTAGGTCTCCTTATTGCATCCTTACAAGGACAGTCATATCCACTGTATATGTTTTCACTACTTGAGCCAGTATCCATTTGGTATACGCGTGTCTGtcgctcttccttctttttttctatagCCTCTCCCACACATAGGCAAAAGAAGTCATTAATTAGTGTCTTTCCAACTAGCTTGTCTCCGTAAGAACCACAGCTTGCGTCCGCATTGTAGACACTATTGAACAACAGtgatttgtttcccctcatgGCTTCCTCCAGAGTTTTATTCTCATTTCTTGCCACATCCACAGCGTCGCCATACACAGCCCTCAgcatattttcttcagcagaGCGACTTGCATTCAAGGCTTTTGTCCTATTCACCTCTATCTGCTCCTTAAGCTTTTTCGCCTTCTCAAATAGTTTCTTCATCTCCTGATATGCTGTCGTGCTGTTAGATGAATTGTTCGAGCCCTTATTGCCACCAGCAGCTTCTGCCTCACTGaccatttcctccaaatTCTTCAGAatctctccttccttctcacgaTTCTTAAAGGAGGGTTGCGGGGCCTCTGCTTGCGTGATTCGGTAAATCTTGCACAGTGTTTCGAACTCACCAACGTTGTGATGTTTTTCATCTGCATCGACGGTCTCCATAATCCTATCCCAGTCAAGCATATCAGTTCTCCATCGATATTCTGCCATATCACCCtgagaggaaggagataaAACAACCACAAGCATCCCAACGGCAAACACTGTTTCGTGTCTCATCGTGATTTTGCCTCTACAATCATCAgtcaaaaggagggaaaaaaatctTATTATCACGTTCATTACTGTTATtgacaaacacaacaaacatGGAGATACATCAATGTATCGAAGTTAACAAGTGCCCGACACAAGTCAACCGAAACAGTATCCAACAAAACAGGAAGCACATCCCAATACATACAGTTAGATGAGTGTATTCTTTCAAGCTGGACATCAACGTTAGACTTCCTCACAACTGCGGTATTCTCCTTTTCGTTACACCATTTCTCCTAATTTCCTCCCCAAAAAATCTGCTTTATTTGATACCATGCCAGTATATCCAATTTTCCAACTGAGTTCCTCTTGCACTCCCTTGATTTCCTCAATAATAAGCTGATCCATTCTCTTAATGAAGACTTGCACCTTTATGCcatgtttttttccacatcCTTCATTGGATCTGTTAGTTTAAGTTGCCATTTTATGGTCTTATTTGCTAATAGATTACGTGCTTAATTCGCACGTGTTACCTTTATCCAATGCACACAACTCTGCTGCTGAACTCCACTCAGCATATCCTCCTCCACTCATACGCATACTCACAAaactttttgtttacctATTCTTGACCATGCACAGTTTCCTGCCTTCCATTTTCTTAAGCCATACActagaaaagataaaagttGTATTTTCAAAACACCATCTCGGATACTTATGCTCACTATTGAGGCCCTTGATTATATGGTGACATGATGGAATATTATGGTATTttccaacacaaaaaagtcCCAGAATAATTAGTGACCTTCCCTGTCAGCACCCTCATTTAGATCGTTCACCTCATTAACCAGCCACCATCCTTATAGATACGCTGgtagaaaaaaacggaagtTATGCACGTTATCGCCCATCCCCTCAACGAATTCTATCCACCCTTACCCCACACAGGTTTTTTGCATAAGAAAcgacaaacaagaaacaaaactacTCTTGTGAGCACAAAACCAAATATTTCTTCCTTACTTCACATGCAGAAAGAATTAACACACCCCACTACCCTACAACACAAATGGTGGAGGGACAGCCATAGTCACTACCACTCACAATTAAGATAACCCAGACAGGGAAACTCCAGATAAAGAAATGCCCAGTTACGAGAAAGATCCTAGCGCGCACACGTAAAGATATTTCATTTATTATGGAACAGGGAGAATATTAATGAAAGTACTTTTCAGATGGTAAAATTAGTACTCTTCATATTATCAATGTTATTCGTGCTGAACTGCAGCGAAGTGAAATTCCTATGGATATCGTTGAAGTAGCTCTGCAGTAAAGTGATATTGGCCATCATATCCAGGAGTTCAGGAGGTGCTTTGCCAGAAGTAAAAGGTTCGATAAGAGGGTCAAATATCTCCTCCACGTAAATTTGGAGCTGAAAAAAAGCGGGGCCGTTCTCACGCCAGTTTATTAAGCCAGTTGAATTCTTCACCGCACCACCCTTATATAAGTTGTCACGCGGTAAGTTCAAGCATTTGCTCACAGATCCAGATCCAGTTAAAACATCAATTTGAAGGCAACCTCCCCTGTATTTTTGGAGAGTGATCTCGTTCACACCGGTTAATAAAGGACATGTCTGATCAACACATACGACTGGGAACCCCCTGACACCTTTCAGCGCTCCTTTCTTGCACTCGGGTCCTTCATCATTGCTCACGGCTTTAACGTCATCCCACACAGTTCTTGCGATCTCAGCAATAGCTGTGTAATATTTATTTGATGTTATGAGGGCACCAGGTATTGCATTCCTCACTGCCCTCACGCTTTCATTAACCTCAGCAAATAATCCACCTGCCTTAGCAACAAGATCTCCCATTGCATTTCCATAAGATATAAGGTTTTCCAATTTATCATTTTCCTCTACCATTACACTGCTAATAACactcaaatatataacaCTTTCGcctgttttcccttccatgTCATCCAGCATACGAGACGCATTTGCGTATACCTCCTCATTCAAAAAAAGCTTCCTCTCGCCATCTGTATATAGTTTGTTTAAGGCATCTGAAAGACATTTGAGGTAACATACGGATTGGTTTAAGTTTGTGCCCTTGTCATCATCTATTGATGTGCAATAACTTTCTTCTGCCACTCCAaaggtcacaaaaaaaaaaacaaccaaTCCTACAATCTTAATTTTCATTACTAAACAATTACATTTGACAagaggaatgaaaaaaacacatacacatcgCCACACAAAACCAATGAGTGTCACAAATGTATAATCCCAATACCCACAGTGTTTCATACACATAACATTGAACCACATAATAAATATTGCTACAAGAGACGTTAAACCCAACAGAATATGATGCTCCTTCTTCATTGTCAATCCTCCTTCATCCGTcacatcgtcatcatcctcaCTTCCATTGCATTTCCTCCCACTCTCCTTGAAATATTTACACACAATCAGGTTTTGAGATAGCAACTCTTTCAGTTTATTTTCATGCCcagtaaaggaaacaaagatCAGCTCTACATCACCGTACCGTTTGGTGATACTCCCATATCATTTTGTGACTAAATTGTAGCTGTTGATAAGCTAGGGCACTATATCACTGAACATTAGGGTGACAACACCATCCCTATGGTAGTTAACGAAACCTCCGGTAGTTCCCACTATGAAAGTTCCAACTCCTGCAACCGCAGCACCTTACGTACCCATGATCCAGCAATTGATGGTTGCTATCGGTTGTAAATTCAATTGGTTGATTAGCTGTGTAATTATTTGTGCAACCAATATACCATCATTTGGCATATCTTCAGTGAAAGAGAAATTACACATGTTAGGAGATTCCGCTACTCTGTGCTTATGTTAATTACTTTAACATTCATTTCCTGAAGAGGCGgctttctccttcacaagACAACAACCATTTGCTTTAGCATTTGTTTGTCTAAAAACCATTACCAGATCCTTCAACACTTGTCCAATTGACAATGATGCATTCACAACATGATTAGACACTCTTATTTCGTTTAAATAACTTGCGTCTATTACCTGTCCAGGTTCATCTGTATTCTTCATTATATTCCTCAACCTCTACGTTATCGCTTTCCATGCCCTTCCCTTTACATCATAGTGATATCACCACATCAGAAACCCATTCAACATTTACATAGCCTCCGATTGTCATCTTCAAAACACTAACACTCACAGTCCCCAAGGCACAACTGAAGCTAAATACCGTTTGTGTCCCTTGACGGACACCTCAACTCAGTGCCAGGGTCTAGCACCCTGCTCAggtaagagaaaaaaagcgacAGCATCCTACTCCATTAGGATTAAGTTCAGACGGAAAATCCAAGGCTTCAATTCACAATGGAGCACACACCGTAAACGTTACAGGACAAGCATTATTCTTGGAAATAAAATAGGCACAGTTGCTGTGCCGTCAACTATACCAAAAAGAAATccactattattaccattagtGTTAGTATTGGCGCAGTGGAGCCACATATGATGTTGTGTGTCACAGCAGAAAGAGCAAAAACACCACCAACGGTGAAATAGCCTGAGCGACATTTTTCGGCCGAAGTGGCTGGTGTGAGGGTTGGAGTGAGTGATTGGTTCTTGTTTCACCAAGAGGAACCAAGTCAGGGTCGGTGGTGCTTTGTGTAGCTGCACTTGTGTTGGGTGCCATTGGTGTATTGCCATCAGTTGCCGTTGAGGGAGATTGCTTGGGACGTTGCTCGGGAGATGGATCCTCCTCTGGTTGTACCTTTATTTCCGGGGGTGACTGACGGGGTGGTGAGCCTCTTGTTGGAATAGGCGGTTCCCTCTGCTCCTGCGGTGGCATTTTGTTGACTTTTTgtgcattttcctttttagggGTTTTCAACCTTTTGACAAGGTCTTCTAGTTGTGTCAACCACTCAATTTTGACTTGATTTGCTCCTCCGCCTTCCATTTTATAGAAAACACATGGGGCGTTATTTGCACTGCCAGACCCTCCACAAGATTTGGTGATCGGCTCCCGCCCGTGTCCGAAGCGCTTAGTTTCCctctctgttgttttctcgGTCATTTCATTCAGTTTTTTCCTAAGATTTTGGACGGTTGTGGTTAATGATTCAAAACCGATGCTTTCTATATTAATTTGCTCGGTGCACTTTTGCTTGATTTTCCCCCAACTTTCTTCGGCTCTGTCCTTGTTTCCCCAACTTTCGGCAGGATCATACCACGCATTGGCTTCGTAGCACAGATTTTTTTGGTGGTCACCGTTTCCGCTGGGTCTGCAAAGACACAGAAGGTCCAGCGCTAACGCTTTGCCTCCAAATCCGCCTCCGAATATGCTGGTGTAGCCACAGTCAGCTtctcgtttttcttttccagtCCAATTAAGGGAGCCATCGCTGTCACTACCGTACAAGACTTTCATCGCGGAACTGTCGAAGTCGTTTGCGACCTCGGCTGTGAGTCTCTCTTTCTCCACCCACTCGTGTATTCTCAGTGTCAAATTTAAGAAACTGCAGAGCACGTCAAACTCCCTTTGGTTCAACGTATTTTCTATCTCTGCGGCCGGCACGCTCAACCCTGCCGCCTTCCAAACCACGCACAGCATAGTCACTAATATTTTCCACATCGCCTTCCTAAGcatcaataaaaaaaatgaaacagatAGTAGAGAAATCTCCAATGAGAGGGGCAGGGACACTTTTAAAGGGTGAAAGTTTAACCCTATTAGGTATTTCATGAAACATCAGCAGAGGTCAACCAGAGAAGATATGAAAGCTCATATCTCCATAGActacatttatttttttaaaagtctCTTTACCATCCCAAGACTAGTTTGGCACTTAAGTTTACTTCTGGTTTTGATACTTGCTGCCATTGTCTTAACCTATCTGCCTTAAAGTTTTGATAACATCAAGGGTTTCCGCTCTTTTTTGGGGGCCTCCATCTTCAAATGCATCATTTCTGATCCTTCCGTCACATTGTTTGCGGGAGCACTTTACCCTTCCTAACTTTCCCTAGTGAGATGTGGCTGCAGGAGAGCTTTTTCATATGTGGAAATAAAACCACGCGGCTATCCGCATATTTGACCCCATATCACGCCGTTATGTTTTTACGAAGAATACCCACCCTTGTGCCATTAAAGCAataacgttttttttgtaaaaatgcGATTAATTATTAACATGACTATTGAAAACGCTATTGTGATGTTGAACATGGTTTACCGTTTCAATTCAATTATTTCACCACAACAATAGCCAAATAATACACGATCTACCAAACAAACGCAACAGAAAGGCATTCACCAacttcagaaaaaaaatttattcaAACGGTTTTCAAACAGTACATATCCTACCATTCCCACCCAAAACACCTCAGAAACTGTTGATTTTCAAGGTAAATCACAAATCGAAACATAAGCAGCAAACTACCCCACCCATACAAATACACGAGAATAAATGTGGTATAACAATACCAGATAAGCTCGGTGACCGTATCCTACACCAAAATAGGTATTAATAACAATGTGAGGCTTGGGCACAAAATATGAAGGGCCATTGAttccgccttttttcttaGGGCAGAGGAGTTCTGTTCCCTTTCATTGGTGATGAGGctattattatcaccccAAAACCAGTTTTTTTTATCACTGCCTCTCCATGTGGATATTTT
Above is a window of Trypanosoma brucei brucei TREU927 chromosome 3, complete sequence DNA encoding:
- a CDS encoding expression site-associated gene (ESAG) protein, putative, whose protein sequence is MKIKIVGLVVFFFVTFGVAEESYCTSIDDDKGTNLNQSVCYLKCLSDALNKLYTDGERKLFLNEEVYANASRMLDDMEGKTGESVIYLSVISSVMVEENDKLENLISYGNAMGDLVAKAGGLFAEVNESVRAVRNAIPGALITSNKYYTAIAEIARTVWDDVKAVSNDEGPECKKGALKGVRGFPVVCVDQTCPLLTGVNEITLQKYRGGCLQIDVLTGSGSVSKCLNLPRDNLYKGGAVKNSTGLINWRENGPAFFQLQIYVEEIFDPLIEPFTSGKAPPELLDMMANITLLQSYFNDIHRNFTSLQFSTNNIDNMKSTNFTI
- a CDS encoding variant surface glycoprotein (VSG)-related, putative (VSG-related: pers. comm. Dave Barry (University of Glasgow, UK)) — its product is MKYLIGLNFHPLKVSLPLSLEISLLSVSFFLLMLRKAMWKILVTMLCVVWKAAGLSVPAAEIENTLNQREFDVLCSFLNLTLRIHEWVEKERLTAEVANDFDSSAMKVLYGSDSDGSLNWTGKEKREADCGYTSIFGGGFGGKALALDLLCLCRPSGNGDHQKNLCYEANAWYDPAESWGNKDRAEESWGKIKQKCTEQINIESIGFESLTTTVQNLRKKLNEMTEKTTERETKRFGHGREPITKSCGGSGSANNAPCVFYKMEGGGANQVKIEWLTQLEDLVKRLKTPKKENAQKVNKMPPQEQREPPIPTRGSPPRQSPPEIKVQPEEDPSPEQRPKQSPSTATDGNTPMAPNTSAATQSTTDPDLVPLGETRTNHSLQPSHQPLRPKNVAQAISPLVVFLLFLL
- a CDS encoding expression site-associated gene (ESAG) protein, putative; amino-acid sequence: MRHETVFAVGMLVVVLSPSSQGDMAEYRWRTDMLDWDRIMETVDADEKHHNVGEFETLCKIYRITQAEAPQPSFKNREKEGEILKNLEEMVSEAEAAGGNKGSNNSSNSTTAYQEMKKLFEKAKKLKEQIEVNRTKALNASRSAEENMLRAVYGDAVDVARNENKTLEEAMRGNKSLLFNSVYNADASCGSYGDKLVGKTLINDFFCLCVGEAIEKKKEERQTRVYQMDTGSSSENIYSGYDCPCKDAIRRPKNGSWTMMAEYCPSNYNTCKPENIKYNHTEAWDVISKACVYKNIASNVKTLKSALAQFDALVEMEQDKYQVKGILGYVKTLNNENRTCTGHTAGFTCVSYNYTLENGGIPWYNHLTNATEQLQEMAKYAKESDSHLHELEEYQHEAEEIFLEVKLGGDAELWRSNRGQDDGEGGNAEVNNNGFNYIDITTDIFTLMILSLFCMS